The Sulfuricystis thermophila genome segment CCGCTGCGGCCAGGCCCTCGGCGATCTTCGCGGCTCGCTCGTCGAGCGCCTTCATGATGGGCGGCCACACGAATTTCATCGTGAACCACGCCAGAATGAAGAACACAACCAGCTGGGCGAATAGCGTTGCGTTCAGATTCACGGTATCAATCCTTCAAAGCGTCAAAGGGAAAAGCCGCTTACTTGATGAACGGATTGGCGGTGGTGTACCAGAGGGCGATACCGGTACCGATGATGAACGCGGCGTCGATCAGACCGACCAGCAGGAACATCTTGGTTTGCAGGGTGTTCATCAGCTCAGGCTGACGGGCGGATGCTTCGAGGAAGCGGCTGCCCATGATGCCGATGCCGATACAAGCGCCCGCGGCGCCCAGACCGATGATCAGACCGGCAGCCAGCGCGACGAAACCAACGATGCTTTCCATGATGACTCCTTGTGATTTAAATGAGGGTTGAATCGAAAAGGGATGAGACGAAATCAGTGGCTTTCATGTGCCTGGCCGACATAGACCAGCGTCAGCATCATGAAGATGAAGGCTTGCAGCGTGATGATCAGGATGTGGAAGATCGCCCAGATCGAGCCGGCGATCACACCGCCGAGCCAGAGCAGGCCACTGCCAAAGGTGCCGACCCAAGCAGCACCCATCAACGCGATCAGCATGAAGATCAGTTCGCCGGCATACATGTTGCCAAACAGACGCATGCCGTGCGAAACGGTCTTGGCGACGAACTCGATCAGCTGCATCGCAAAATTGACCGGCCAGAGCAGCGGATGAGCACCGAAGGGCGCGGTGAACAGCTCGTGCACCCAGTGACCCAGGCCCTTGATCTTGACGTTGTAGTAGAGACAGATCAACAGCACGGCGAGCGACATGCCGAGGGTGGCATTGAGATCCGCGGTCGGCACGAC includes the following:
- the atpE gene encoding F0F1 ATP synthase subunit C — encoded protein: MESIVGFVALAAGLIIGLGAAGACIGIGIMGSRFLEASARQPELMNTLQTKMFLLVGLIDAAFIIGTGIALWYTTANPFIK
- the atpB gene encoding F0F1 ATP synthase subunit A, with the protein product MATEHAPTASEYIVHHLTHWKSAAQTSLVDWSVFHLDTLFYSVTLGLLAVFLLARAAKKATSGVPGRFQAAVEILVEMVHDQAKGIVHSPESRKFVAPLALTVFVWIFLMNAMDLLPLDLLPNIWSAIYGAAGHDPHHAYMRVVPTADLNATLGMSLAVLLICLYYNVKIKGLGHWVHELFTAPFGAHPLLWPVNFAMQLIEFVAKTVSHGMRLFGNMYAGELIFMLIALMGAAWVGTFGSGLLWLGGVIAGSIWAIFHILIITLQAFIFMMLTLVYVGQAHESH